One segment of Bombus pascuorum chromosome 6, iyBomPasc1.1, whole genome shotgun sequence DNA contains the following:
- the LOC132908158 gene encoding uncharacterized protein LOC132908158 — MGWTLTVLGVALAIVVVASAALALYRRRYCINWQWGARNIWNICEQWRQRLSWLWAPREEKVGLVKAQHPIAQTIPGLYRQPGNASQHLLHSDSDLRLDAQGAFTRFEPVDRDLHPPLGTATGSTIPPQPLRPAPQPRPTSRPRPSPLQTSSTVDYLRMQEAGPAPLTPPPPLQRAPIPSRSNGPSIFLFQSEPVKNYGLHQASNDHGSFRFDGEKPNTMTNENIQMTPYGSQNHIDARLRYEFEEEPRKEQNRHNPYRQFDTGLESTRIRYGVHGVPIATLDGKGDEDNNTSYGSYDIVQRSHIIRQHVRNDSRGSPSSFDMTNSSNAASQTIMGSIYGSEELSKMLRGTQSLDNDLDRKTNEMQSIEMTPFTSSSIQDDISPCYLFHENQGLQKVSQYIQSLPDLPIYDSINELGHHRDQDRILYDDTIQTSINTLKVNGETASSPIPPPPAPPDPPKDVPKKNGQTTGERIFNALRLVTSHSYIDASEFYNSVVSSAQQVQRFTFPSRSPSLVVDDNSTTRLHDEVQDIYAENDSDVIGPDGSRRSSDLYSPELNLEAHRTAQEVYNSLQDPPSSPLLVKDHSQEVYTYMTDPSFTRTSEDILNSIEQRKKSMERLNGIHELNELDDADSLRKRNSHDFFVALEEAQLKRKFSQAFVTNYTMNDYNDINPGCRRGPQGPDPEPPPDESNLKRAISCESVCSDTSVVLNDLEEAPVVGHVCVGVQYDRWGGRGADSEGDLAVSVLEARDLVTSDGQPAQDTFARVCLLPNRELHVKTRLYRGSPSPSYQENFLFPLDDGPTGRTLLVEVFSDETSIGDGTSLIGEARLRLGPASRAPATTWLPLLGSALPTPRLGELMFSLSYLQTAERLTLVVVKARNLHGVSAVPGDFFVKVYLLQQGKKIHKKKTSVKKGEESPIFNEAIIFNVPSHILQNIQIRLTVAEVNNEQGVNSKPYSVGHVIVGPTSAGRAFVHWRQMLAAQRRPVAMWHPLRK, encoded by the exons ATGGGTTGGACGCTGACCGTTCTTGGGGTGGCTTTAGCCATTGTCGTTGTGGCTAGCGCCGCCCTGGCACTTTACAGAAGGAG GTATTGCATCAACTGGCAATGGGGCGCTAGAAACATTTGGAACATCTGCGAGCAATGGCGACAAAGGCTATCGTGGTTATGGGCGCCGCGAGAAGAAAAG GTTGGTTTAGTGAAAGCACAACATCCAATAGCCCAGACAATTCCCGGCTTATATCGACAACCTGGAAATGCATCTCAACATTTGCTTCACAGCGACAGCGACCTCAGACTCGACGCGCAAGGAGCTTTCACCAG ATTCGAACCGGTAGATAGAGATCTTCATCCGCCTCTGGGCACTGCTACCGGCAGCACCATACCACCGCAGCCTTTGAGACCAGCACCTCAACCAAGGCCAACTTCGCGTCCAAGGCCATCTCCGCTTCAAACCTCCAGCACAGTAGACTACCTGAGAATGCAAGAAGCTGGCCCGGCACCTTTGACACCGCCGCCGCCTTTGCAGAGAGCACCGATTCCTTCGAGATCGAACGGCCCGTCGATCTTTCTTTTCCAGAGCGAGCCGGTGAAAAATTATGGTCTACATCAAGCATCGAACGACCACGGTTCGTTTAGATTCGACGGCGAGAAACCGAACACCATGACGAATGAGAATATTCAGATGACACCGTACGGCTCGCAAAATCACATCGACGCAAGACTGAGATACGAATTCGAGGAAGAACCGAGGAAAGAGCAGAATAGGCACAATCCTTACAGGCAATTCGATACCGGCCTCGAATCGACAAGAATTAGGTACGGTGTACATGGTGTGCCTATAGCTACGCTAGATGGGAAAGGGGACGAGGACAACAACACGAGCTACGGCAGTTACGACATCGTCCAAAGGAGTCACATAATACGGCAACATGTCCGGAATGATTCGAGAGGCTCGCCAAGCAGTTTCGATATGACGAATTCTTCGAATGCCGCCAGCCAGACTATCATGGGATCGATATACGGATCCGAGGAACTATCCAAGATGCTTCGCGGCACTCAGAGTCTCGACAACGACCTCGATCGTAAGACCAACGAGATGCAAAGCATCGAGATGACGCCCTTTACAAGTTCCAGCATTCAGGACGATATCAGCCCGTGCTACCTGTTTCACGAGAATCAAGGGTTGCAAAAGGTCTCGCAGTATATTCAGAGCTTACCCGATCTTCCTATATACGACTCGATCAACGAGCTCGGACATCACCGAGATCAGGATCGCATCCTCTACGATGATACGATTCAAACATCGATCAACACGTTGAAGGTCAACGGTGAGACAGCTTCCAGTCCGATACCGCCGCCACCCGCGCCACCTGACCCACCGAAAGATGTGCCAAAGAAGAACGGGCAGACAACCGGcgaaagaatatttaacgCTCTCAGATTGGTCACGTCTCACAGCTACATCGACGCCTCggaattttacaa CTCGGTCGTATCCTCGGCACAACAAGTTCAACGTTTCACCTTCCCATCGAGATCTCCGTCTTTGGTGGTGGATGATAACTCCACTACCAGGTTGCACGATGAAGTTCAGGACATCTACGCGGAGAACGATTCCGATGTGATAGGCCCGGACGGCTCTAGGCGTAGCTCCGATCTTTACAGTCCTGAACTCAATTTAGAAGCGCATAGAACCGCACAAGAG GTGTACAATAGTTTACAAGATCCACCGTCGTCGCCGTTGTTGGTTAAAGATCACAGTCAAGAGGTTTACACGTATATGACTGATCCCAGCTTCACGAGAACCTCAGAG GATATTTTAAACAGTATCGAGCAAAGGAAAAAAAGTATGGAGAGATTGAACGGTATCCACGAACTCAACGAACTCGATGACGCTGATTCGTTAAG AAAACGAAACAGTCACGACTTTTTTGTCGCACTGGAGGAAGCGCAATTGAAGCGAAAGTTCTCACAG GCATTCGTCACAAACTACACGATGAACGATTACAACGACATCAATCCCGGATGTCGTCGTGGACCTCAGGGGCCGGATCCGGAGCCACCGCCGGATGAATCGAACCTAAAAAGGGCAATAAGCTGCGAAAGTGTATGCTCGGATACCAGTGTAGTGTTAAACGATCTCGAAGAAGCACCTGTCGTCGGTCATGTGTGCGTCGGTGTCCAGTACGACAGATGGGGTGGCCGAGGTGCTGATAGCGAGGGTGATCTCGCGGTCAGCGTTCTCGAAGCCAGAGATCTCGTCACCTCGGATGGACAACCTGCTCAAGATACCTTCGCCAG AGTTTGTCTGTTACCGAACAGAGAATTACACGTGAAAACCCGGCTGTATAGAGGCAGTCCGTCGCCCAGCTATCAAGAGAACTTTTTGTTCCCTCTGGACGATGGTCCCACCGGAAGAACTCTTCTCGTCGAa GTATTTTCTGACGAGACCAGTATAGGCGATGGAACATCCCTCATCGGAGAAGCTAGGTTACGTCTAGGACCCGCCTCAAGAGCACCTGCAACTACGTGGTTACCACTTCTAGGATCAGCTTTGCCCACGCCAAGACTTGGAGAGTTGATGTTCTCTTTGAGTTACTTGCAAACGGCTGAAAGACTCACCTTGGTGGTTGTGAAGGCTAGAAATTTACATGGTGTCAGTGCCGTGCCCGGTGATTTCTTCGTTAAG GTTTACTTGCTACAACAAGGCAAGAAGATCCACAAGAAGAAGACATCTGTgaaaaagggagaagaaaGTCCAATCTTCAACGAGGCAATTATCTTTAACGTACCCAGTCATATTCTGCAg AACATACAGATAAGGCTAACCGTAGCGGAAGTAAACAATGAACAGGGTGTAAATTCGAAGCCGTACTCCGTCGGACACGTTATCGTGGGACCTACGTCAGCAGGACGAGCATTCGTCCATTGGAGACAAATGTTGGCTGCTCAAAGACGCCCTGTCGCCATGTGGCATCCGCTCAGAAAATGA